From Passer domesticus isolate bPasDom1 chromosome 20, bPasDom1.hap1, whole genome shotgun sequence, one genomic window encodes:
- the CCDC42 gene encoding coiled-coil domain-containing protein 42 produces the protein MAHEDVRYYRGQYKDRLLLLLRELRAAEEDSTHSFICVLKKMKEVRLMEKVVEETEEAFTERMESLAEQWRELHARRAQLKAHVVTSGATVKENERLRSQALKKAKEEKEENLKKESELVRARRELEALRKQHQKLSKKLLKYSRFKRYLEEVVEHSQFHDIDDIITYYKALLRTRKDLLQSQWWHRQLLEQGKGLQQQIRAEREAEMLQCRNELVQLKESLEQAQSDIRHWEQRCAQVQDGAARRAVELRSLTMAIHSLFHAASARLQPQGRVAAGDSHRQLDMVTRALPLPGRGGTPKARGSPQTRHPLGSLRGQWGDRGEQGGARHGRGQGDGGAGVQGLGCREMGMKGSRVQECGDAGFWDTGVQGYGVQGFGCREKGLQGFGV, from the exons ATGGCCCACGAGGACGTGAGATACTACCGGGGGCAGtacaaggacaggctgctgctcctgctcag GGAGCTGCGGGCGGCAGAGGAGGACTCCACGCATTCGTTCATCTGCGTGCTGAAGAAGATGAAGGAGGTGCGGCTGATGGAGAAGGTCGTGGAGGAGACAGAGGAG GCCTTCACGGAGAGGATGGAGAGCCTTGCTGAGCAGTGGAGGGAGCTGCACGCCAGGAGGGCCCAGCTGAAAGCCCACGTGGTGACATCTGGGGCCACTGTGAAG GAGAATGAAAGGCTGCGAAGCCAAGCTCTGAAGAAAGccaaagaagagaaagaggagaatTTGAAAAAGGAGAGTGAGCTCGTGCGGGCTAGGAGGGAGCTGGAAGCCCTGAGGAAGCAGCACCAGAAACTCTCCAAAAAACTGCTGAAGTACTCCCGGTTCAAGAGGTACCTGGAGGAGGTGGTGGAGCATTCCCAG TTCCATGACATCGATGACATCATCACCTACTACAAGGCCCTGCTGAGGACACGCAAGGACCTGCTGCAGTCCCAGTGGTGGCAccggcagctgctggagcagggcaagggcctgcagcagcagatcaGGGCGGAGAGGGAGGCTgagatgctgcagtgcaggaacGAGCTGGTGCAGCTCAAAGAGTCGCTCGAGCAGGCTCAAAGTGACATCCGGCACTGG GAGCAGCGCTGTGCCCAGGTGCAGGACGGGGCGGCCAGGCGGGCGGTGGAGCTGAGGTCCCTCACcatggccatccacagcctgttcCACGCCGCCAGCGCGCGGCTGCAGCcgcagggcagggtggcagcCGGGGACAGCCACAGGCAGCTGGACATGGTAACGCGGGCActgcccctgccagggagaggagggaccCCCAAGGCGAGGGGGAGCCCCCAGACCCGACACCCCCTGGGGTCCCTGCGGGGGCAATGGGGGGACAGGGGCGAGCAGGGTGGGGCCAGGCACGGCAGGGGGCAGGGAGATGGGGGTGCAGgggtgcagggtttggggtgcagggagatggggatgaAGGGTTCCAGGGTGCAGGAATGCGGGGATGCAGGGTTTTGGGATACAGGAGTGCAGGGATATGGGGTGCAGGGTTTCGGGTGTAGGGAGAAGGGGCtgcagggttttggggtgtAG
- the LOC135284297 gene encoding TBC1 domain family member 24-like isoform X3: MAEPAAGEDAGTGPEVLGSSPVTIVVTSEADTWDIDTSPCRGRGPFVDWAKMPEPQGPAQIPRDVLGRPPKELKRLAREGCWAGSHAGRARLYPRLIQRVSCRLVTPDALVYRDVAGRLFGTPGVSSHPLPEFLEGCPVPTYCLSPRGVTALRKILVCVGALFPDITHSPLLPALAALLLHYSEDEAQCFESLSRLIASNAPHAAYIDQSFLAHQASCMTFGDLASKHCPAAHKLIAGAADNVLEVYSEWLSWLFPGLPFAYAARVLDVFLLEGQKVLYRIALALLKQFRLSAGPAAPQGCDVKAELQAFARNIAEHVTVDKLLERAFGIRLFSRKEIWLLHMANRKALMERGITVVQRRFYTCCEGYEPTVLLIKTTEGEVCGAFLSSDWAERKKSGATPAFFGTGECFVFTVRPEAERYEWVLIRQPELAKAVPRCRQRSPSPAAEPPPGSSPGSRSPQRLAVPSPPSRGRLSPFLAIRHFLLPSRTASMFMSGSRDGIVIGGGGGQALSLDASLLRGHTERCETFGNPPLCRENFQVQLLEVWGFQSA, encoded by the exons atgGCCGAGCCGGCGGCGGGCGAGGACGCGGGCACCGGGCCAG AGGTGCTCGGCTCATCCCCGGTCACCATCGTGGTCACGTCCGAGGCTGACACCTGGGACATCGACACCTCCCCGtgccggggccgcgggcccTTCGTGGACTGGGCCAAGATGCCGGAGCCGCAGGGGCCGGCGCAGATCCCGCGGGACGTGCTGGGCCGGCCCCCGAAGGAGCTGAAGCggctggccagggagggctgCTGGGCCGGGAGCCacgcgggccgggcccggctctACCCGCGGCTCATCCAGCGGGTCTCCTGCCGCCTCGTCACCCCCGACGCGCTCGTGTACCGGGACGTGGCCGGCCGGCTCTTCGGGACCCCCGGCGTGAGCTCGCACCCCCTGCCCGAGTTCCTGgagggctgccccgtgcccacCTACTGCCTCAGCCCGCGCGGGGTCACGGCCCTGAGGAAGATCCTGGTGTGCGTGGGCGCCCTGTTCCCCGACATCACGCACAGCCCGCTGCTGCCGGCGCTGGcggcgctgctgctgcactACAGCGAGGACGAGGCCCAGTGCTTCGAGAGCCTCTCGCGCCTCATCGCCAGCAACGCGCCCCACGCCGCCTACATCGACCAGTCCTTCCTGGCCCACCAGGCCTCCTGCATGACCTTCGGGGACCTGGCCAGCAAGCACTGCCCGGCGGCGCACAAGCTCATCGCCGGCGCCGCCGACAACGTCCTCGAGGTCTACTCGGAGTGGCTGTCGTGGCTCTTCCCCGGGCTGCCCTTCGCCTACGCCGCGCGCGTGCTGGACGTGTTCCTGCTGGAGGGCCAGAAGGTGCTGTACCGCAtcgccctggccctgctgaagCAGTTCAGGCTCTcggccggcccggccgcgccgcAGGGCTGCGACGTCAAGGCGGAGCTGCAGGCTTTCGCCAGGAACATCGCCGAGCACGTGACCGTGGACAAGCTCCTGGAGAGAGCCTTTGGCATCCGCCTCTTCTCCCGCAAGGAGATCTGGCTGCTCCACATGGCCAACAGGAAGGCCTTGATGGAGAGGGGCATCACCGTGGTGCAGAGAAG GTTCTACACGTGCTGTGAGGGCTACGAACCCACGGTGCTGCTCATCAAAACCACCGAGGGGGAG GTGTGTGGGGCCTTCCTCTCCTCCGACTGGGCCGAGAGGAAGAAGAGCGGAGCCACGCCGGCCTTTTTCGGGACGGGGGAGTGCTTTGTGTTCACT GTGCGCCCCGAGGCAGAGAGGTACGAGTGGGTGCTCATCCGGCAGCCGGAGCTGGCCAAGGCCGTGCCGCGCTGCCGGCAGCGCTCGCCTTCCCCCGCTGCCGAGCCCCCGCCCGgctcctccccaggcagccgCAGCCCCCAGCGCCTGGCCGTGCCCTCGCCGCCGAGCAGAGGCCGCCTGTCCCCGTTCCTGGCCATCAGGCActtcctgctgccctccagaACGGCCTCCATGTTCATGTCCGGCTCCCGGGACGGCATCGTCATCG GTGGAGGGGGCGGCCAGGCGCTGTCCCTGGACGCCAGCCTGCTGCGGGGACACACGGAGCGCTGCGAGACCTTCGGCAACCCCCCGCTCTGCCGGGAGAACTTCcaggtgcagctcctggaggTGTGGGGCTTCCAGAGCGCCTAG
- the LOC135284297 gene encoding TBC1 domain family member 24-like isoform X1, which translates to MAEPAAGEDAGTGPEVLGSSPVTIVVTSEADTWDIDTSPCRGRGPFVDWAKMPEPQGPAQIPRDVLGRPPKELKRLAREGCWAGSHAGRARLYPRLIQRVSCRLVTPDALVYRDVAGRLFGTPGVSSHPLPEFLEGCPVPTYCLSPRGVTALRKILVCVGALFPDITHSPLLPALAALLLHYSEDEAQCFESLSRLIASNAPHAAYIDQSFLAHQASCMTFGDLASKHCPAAHKLIAGAADNVLEVYSEWLSWLFPGLPFAYAARVLDVFLLEGQKVLYRIALALLKQFRLSAGPAAPQGCDVKAELQAFARNIAEHVTVDKLLERAFGIRLFSRKEIWLLHMANRKALMERGITVVQRRPSFPLAVDMQKFSSSTVTAQEMRLVWSWIPERFSLFPPLLLFSTSEDGCSLQRFYTCCEGYEPTVLLIKTTEGEVCGAFLSSDWAERKKSGATPAFFGTGECFVFTVRPEAERYEWVLIRQPELAKAVPRCRQRSPSPAAEPPPGSSPGSRSPQRLAVPSPPSRGRLSPFLAIRHFLLPSRTASMFMSGSRDGIVIGGGGGQALSLDASLLRGHTERCETFGNPPLCRENFQVQLLEVWGFQSA; encoded by the exons atgGCCGAGCCGGCGGCGGGCGAGGACGCGGGCACCGGGCCAG AGGTGCTCGGCTCATCCCCGGTCACCATCGTGGTCACGTCCGAGGCTGACACCTGGGACATCGACACCTCCCCGtgccggggccgcgggcccTTCGTGGACTGGGCCAAGATGCCGGAGCCGCAGGGGCCGGCGCAGATCCCGCGGGACGTGCTGGGCCGGCCCCCGAAGGAGCTGAAGCggctggccagggagggctgCTGGGCCGGGAGCCacgcgggccgggcccggctctACCCGCGGCTCATCCAGCGGGTCTCCTGCCGCCTCGTCACCCCCGACGCGCTCGTGTACCGGGACGTGGCCGGCCGGCTCTTCGGGACCCCCGGCGTGAGCTCGCACCCCCTGCCCGAGTTCCTGgagggctgccccgtgcccacCTACTGCCTCAGCCCGCGCGGGGTCACGGCCCTGAGGAAGATCCTGGTGTGCGTGGGCGCCCTGTTCCCCGACATCACGCACAGCCCGCTGCTGCCGGCGCTGGcggcgctgctgctgcactACAGCGAGGACGAGGCCCAGTGCTTCGAGAGCCTCTCGCGCCTCATCGCCAGCAACGCGCCCCACGCCGCCTACATCGACCAGTCCTTCCTGGCCCACCAGGCCTCCTGCATGACCTTCGGGGACCTGGCCAGCAAGCACTGCCCGGCGGCGCACAAGCTCATCGCCGGCGCCGCCGACAACGTCCTCGAGGTCTACTCGGAGTGGCTGTCGTGGCTCTTCCCCGGGCTGCCCTTCGCCTACGCCGCGCGCGTGCTGGACGTGTTCCTGCTGGAGGGCCAGAAGGTGCTGTACCGCAtcgccctggccctgctgaagCAGTTCAGGCTCTcggccggcccggccgcgccgcAGGGCTGCGACGTCAAGGCGGAGCTGCAGGCTTTCGCCAGGAACATCGCCGAGCACGTGACCGTGGACAAGCTCCTGGAGAGAGCCTTTGGCATCCGCCTCTTCTCCCGCAAGGAGATCTGGCTGCTCCACATGGCCAACAGGAAGGCCTTGATGGAGAGGGGCATCACCGTGGTGCAGAGAAG GCCGTCCTTCCCCCTGGCCGTGGACATGCAGAAGTTCAGCTCCAGCACTGTCACGGCGCAGGAGATGCGCCTCGTCTGGTCCTGGATCCCCGAGCGCTTCTCGCTCTTCCCCCCGCTGCTGCTCTTCTCCACCTCCGAGGAcggctgcagcctgcagag GTTCTACACGTGCTGTGAGGGCTACGAACCCACGGTGCTGCTCATCAAAACCACCGAGGGGGAG GTGTGTGGGGCCTTCCTCTCCTCCGACTGGGCCGAGAGGAAGAAGAGCGGAGCCACGCCGGCCTTTTTCGGGACGGGGGAGTGCTTTGTGTTCACT GTGCGCCCCGAGGCAGAGAGGTACGAGTGGGTGCTCATCCGGCAGCCGGAGCTGGCCAAGGCCGTGCCGCGCTGCCGGCAGCGCTCGCCTTCCCCCGCTGCCGAGCCCCCGCCCGgctcctccccaggcagccgCAGCCCCCAGCGCCTGGCCGTGCCCTCGCCGCCGAGCAGAGGCCGCCTGTCCCCGTTCCTGGCCATCAGGCActtcctgctgccctccagaACGGCCTCCATGTTCATGTCCGGCTCCCGGGACGGCATCGTCATCG GTGGAGGGGGCGGCCAGGCGCTGTCCCTGGACGCCAGCCTGCTGCGGGGACACACGGAGCGCTGCGAGACCTTCGGCAACCCCCCGCTCTGCCGGGAGAACTTCcaggtgcagctcctggaggTGTGGGGCTTCCAGAGCGCCTAG
- the LOC135284297 gene encoding TBC1 domain family member 24-like isoform X2 — protein MAEPAAGEDAGTGPEVLGSSPVTIVVTSEADTWDIDTSPCRGRGPFVDWAKMPEPQGPAQIPRDVLGRPPKELKRLAREGCWAGSHAGRARLYPRLIQRVSCRLVTPDALVYRDVAGRLFGTPGVSSHPLPEFLEGCPVPTYCLSPRGVTALRKILVCVGALFPDITHSPLLPALAALLLHYSEDEAQCFESLSRLIASNAPHAAYIDQSFLAHQASCMTFGDLASKHCPAAHKLIAGAADNVLEVYSEWLSWLFPGLPFAYAARVLDVFLLEGQKVLYRIALALLKQFRLSAGPAAPQGCDVKAELQAFARNIAEHVTVDKLLERAFGIRLFSRKEIWLLHMANRKALMERGITVVQRRPSFPLAVDMQKFSSSTVTAQEMRLVWSWIPERFSLFPPLLLFSTSEDGCSLQRFYTCCEGYEPTVLLIKTTEGEVCGAFLSSDWAERKKSGATPAFFGTGECFVFTPELAKAVPRCRQRSPSPAAEPPPGSSPGSRSPQRLAVPSPPSRGRLSPFLAIRHFLLPSRTASMFMSGSRDGIVIGGGGGQALSLDASLLRGHTERCETFGNPPLCRENFQVQLLEVWGFQSA, from the exons atgGCCGAGCCGGCGGCGGGCGAGGACGCGGGCACCGGGCCAG AGGTGCTCGGCTCATCCCCGGTCACCATCGTGGTCACGTCCGAGGCTGACACCTGGGACATCGACACCTCCCCGtgccggggccgcgggcccTTCGTGGACTGGGCCAAGATGCCGGAGCCGCAGGGGCCGGCGCAGATCCCGCGGGACGTGCTGGGCCGGCCCCCGAAGGAGCTGAAGCggctggccagggagggctgCTGGGCCGGGAGCCacgcgggccgggcccggctctACCCGCGGCTCATCCAGCGGGTCTCCTGCCGCCTCGTCACCCCCGACGCGCTCGTGTACCGGGACGTGGCCGGCCGGCTCTTCGGGACCCCCGGCGTGAGCTCGCACCCCCTGCCCGAGTTCCTGgagggctgccccgtgcccacCTACTGCCTCAGCCCGCGCGGGGTCACGGCCCTGAGGAAGATCCTGGTGTGCGTGGGCGCCCTGTTCCCCGACATCACGCACAGCCCGCTGCTGCCGGCGCTGGcggcgctgctgctgcactACAGCGAGGACGAGGCCCAGTGCTTCGAGAGCCTCTCGCGCCTCATCGCCAGCAACGCGCCCCACGCCGCCTACATCGACCAGTCCTTCCTGGCCCACCAGGCCTCCTGCATGACCTTCGGGGACCTGGCCAGCAAGCACTGCCCGGCGGCGCACAAGCTCATCGCCGGCGCCGCCGACAACGTCCTCGAGGTCTACTCGGAGTGGCTGTCGTGGCTCTTCCCCGGGCTGCCCTTCGCCTACGCCGCGCGCGTGCTGGACGTGTTCCTGCTGGAGGGCCAGAAGGTGCTGTACCGCAtcgccctggccctgctgaagCAGTTCAGGCTCTcggccggcccggccgcgccgcAGGGCTGCGACGTCAAGGCGGAGCTGCAGGCTTTCGCCAGGAACATCGCCGAGCACGTGACCGTGGACAAGCTCCTGGAGAGAGCCTTTGGCATCCGCCTCTTCTCCCGCAAGGAGATCTGGCTGCTCCACATGGCCAACAGGAAGGCCTTGATGGAGAGGGGCATCACCGTGGTGCAGAGAAG GCCGTCCTTCCCCCTGGCCGTGGACATGCAGAAGTTCAGCTCCAGCACTGTCACGGCGCAGGAGATGCGCCTCGTCTGGTCCTGGATCCCCGAGCGCTTCTCGCTCTTCCCCCCGCTGCTGCTCTTCTCCACCTCCGAGGAcggctgcagcctgcagag GTTCTACACGTGCTGTGAGGGCTACGAACCCACGGTGCTGCTCATCAAAACCACCGAGGGGGAG GTGTGTGGGGCCTTCCTCTCCTCCGACTGGGCCGAGAGGAAGAAGAGCGGAGCCACGCCGGCCTTTTTCGGGACGGGGGAGTGCTTTGTGTTCACT CCGGAGCTGGCCAAGGCCGTGCCGCGCTGCCGGCAGCGCTCGCCTTCCCCCGCTGCCGAGCCCCCGCCCGgctcctccccaggcagccgCAGCCCCCAGCGCCTGGCCGTGCCCTCGCCGCCGAGCAGAGGCCGCCTGTCCCCGTTCCTGGCCATCAGGCActtcctgctgccctccagaACGGCCTCCATGTTCATGTCCGGCTCCCGGGACGGCATCGTCATCG GTGGAGGGGGCGGCCAGGCGCTGTCCCTGGACGCCAGCCTGCTGCGGGGACACACGGAGCGCTGCGAGACCTTCGGCAACCCCCCGCTCTGCCGGGAGAACTTCcaggtgcagctcctggaggTGTGGGGCTTCCAGAGCGCCTAG